In one Pseudomonas sp. SG20056 genomic region, the following are encoded:
- a CDS encoding YdbL family protein — protein sequence MNIYKRLAGLLLLLSLSLPAVALNLNEAMSALGDAKASGQLGEMPNGYLGVVSNGGQAAEIAQLINQARRAEYQKLAAQNGIQLSDVEAIAGQKAIDKTPAGQYIQLEGKWQRK from the coding sequence ATGAATATCTATAAGCGCCTTGCCGGCCTGTTACTGCTGCTCAGCCTAAGCCTGCCGGCCGTAGCCCTGAACCTTAACGAAGCCATGTCCGCCTTGGGTGACGCCAAAGCCAGCGGCCAATTGGGCGAAATGCCCAATGGCTATCTCGGCGTGGTAAGTAACGGTGGCCAGGCCGCCGAAATCGCCCAGTTGATCAACCAGGCGCGGCGCGCCGAATACCAGAAGCTGGCGGCGCAGAACGGCATCCAGCTCAGCGATGTGGAAGCGATTGCCGGGCAGAAAGCTATCGACAAGACCCCGGCGGGACAATACATCCAGCTTGAAGGCAAATGGCAGCGCAAATAA
- a CDS encoding sulfate ABC transporter ATP-binding protein — protein MSIAISNVSKNFNAFKALNDINLNIQSGELVALLGPSGCGKTTLLRIIAGLETPDSGSIEFHGEDVSNHDVRDRNVGFVFQHYALFRHMTVFDNVAFGLRMKPKGERPNENVIKKKVHDLLDLVQLDWLADRYPEQLSGGQRQRIALARALAVEPKVLLLDEPFGALDAKVRKELRRWLARLHEEVHLTSVFVTHDQEEAMEVADRIVVMNKGVVEQIGSPGEVYEKPASDFVYHFLGDANRLYVGNDTHVLFRPHEIHLSRQAEAGHQAGEVRDIRPLGAITRVTLKVAGQSEPIEAEVAKDHLSLANLARGETLYFKPKAGQPVIQQR, from the coding sequence ATGTCGATTGCAATCTCTAACGTCAGCAAGAATTTCAATGCGTTCAAAGCGCTGAACGATATCAACCTGAATATCCAGAGTGGCGAACTGGTCGCTTTGCTCGGCCCGTCTGGCTGCGGCAAGACCACTTTGCTGCGCATCATCGCCGGTCTGGAAACCCCAGACAGCGGCAGCATCGAGTTCCACGGCGAAGATGTCTCCAACCACGATGTGCGCGACCGTAACGTCGGCTTCGTGTTTCAGCATTACGCCTTATTCCGTCATATGACCGTGTTCGACAACGTTGCCTTCGGCCTGCGCATGAAGCCCAAGGGTGAGCGGCCGAACGAGAACGTGATCAAGAAAAAGGTCCACGATCTGCTCGATCTGGTGCAGCTCGACTGGCTGGCGGATCGCTACCCGGAACAGCTTTCCGGCGGCCAACGTCAACGTATCGCTCTTGCTCGCGCGTTGGCGGTGGAGCCGAAAGTACTGTTGCTCGACGAACCCTTCGGCGCCCTGGATGCCAAGGTGCGCAAGGAGCTGCGTCGCTGGCTGGCGCGTCTGCACGAAGAAGTGCACCTGACCTCGGTATTCGTCACCCACGACCAGGAAGAGGCCATGGAGGTGGCTGACCGTATCGTGGTGATGAACAAGGGTGTGGTCGAGCAGATCGGCTCGCCGGGCGAGGTATACGAGAAACCGGCCAGCGATTTCGTCTATCACTTCCTCGGTGATGCCAACCGCCTGTACGTCGGCAACGACACCCACGTGCTGTTCCGTCCGCACGAGATTCATCTTTCGCGCCAGGCCGAAGCAGGTCACCAGGCCGGCGAAGTACGCGACATCCGCCCGCTCGGCGCAATCACCCGGGTGACCCTCAAAGTTGCCGGGCAGAGCGAGCCGATCGAAGCCGAAGTGGCCAAGGATCACCTCAGCCTGGCCAACCTCGCGCGTGGTGAGACGCTGTACTTCAAACCCAAGGCGGGGCAGCCAGTAATTCAGCAGCGCTGA
- the cysW gene encoding sulfate ABC transporter permease subunit CysW has product MSSVTLSASASANAARRGNVLGRRLLIISAWLVFVLFLVLPLFIVLSEALKHGFGTFFGAIFEPDAISALKLTLLAVGISVPLNLVFGVAAAWCVSKYEFRGKSILVTLIDLPFSVSPVIAGLIYVLLFGAQGFFGPWLREHDIQIIFALPGIVLATVFVTVPFVARELIPLMQEQGTQEEEAARLLGANGWQMFWHVTLPNIKWGLIYGVVLCTARAMGEFGAVSVVSGHIRGYTNTLPLHVEILYNEYNHVAAFSVASLLLLLAVFILLLKQWSESRINRLKASAGEE; this is encoded by the coding sequence ATGTCTTCTGTAACCCTAAGCGCGTCAGCCTCGGCCAACGCCGCACGACGCGGTAATGTGCTCGGTCGCAGGCTGCTGATCATCAGCGCCTGGCTGGTGTTTGTGCTGTTCCTCGTGTTGCCGCTGTTTATCGTGCTGAGTGAGGCGTTAAAGCACGGTTTTGGCACCTTCTTCGGCGCGATCTTCGAACCTGACGCGATTAGTGCGTTGAAGCTGACCCTGCTCGCGGTGGGCATTTCGGTGCCGCTCAACTTGGTGTTCGGCGTGGCCGCAGCCTGGTGCGTGAGCAAGTATGAGTTTCGCGGTAAGAGCATTCTGGTCACCCTGATCGACCTGCCGTTCTCGGTATCGCCCGTAATCGCTGGTCTGATCTACGTGCTGCTGTTCGGCGCCCAGGGCTTCTTCGGCCCGTGGCTGCGCGAGCACGATATTCAGATCATCTTCGCCTTGCCGGGCATCGTCCTGGCCACGGTGTTTGTCACCGTGCCCTTTGTTGCCCGCGAGCTGATCCCGCTGATGCAGGAGCAGGGCACCCAGGAAGAGGAGGCCGCGCGCCTGCTCGGCGCCAACGGCTGGCAGATGTTCTGGCACGTGACCCTGCCCAATATCAAATGGGGCCTGATCTACGGCGTGGTGCTGTGTACTGCGCGGGCCATGGGCGAGTTCGGCGCGGTGTCGGTGGTTTCCGGGCATATCCGTGGTTACACCAATACGCTGCCGCTGCATGTCGAGATTCTCTACAACGAATACAACCACGTTGCTGCCTTCAGCGTCGCCAGCCTGCTGCTGTTGCTGGCGGTGTTTATCCTGCTGCTCAAGCAGTGGAGCGAGTCACGTATCAACCGCCTGAAAGCCAGTGCTGGCGAGGAATAA
- the cysT gene encoding sulfate ABC transporter permease subunit CysT: MSRRTSPVIPGFGLTLGYTLVYLSLLVLIPLGAMFVHAAQLTWAEFWAIISAPRVLAALKLSFATAFAAAVINGIIGTLLAWALVRYSFPGRKVIEAMIDLPFALPTAVAGIALTALYAPSGLVGQFATDLGFKITYTPIGITLALTFVTLPFVVRTIQPVLADIPREVEEAAACLGAKPWQVFRHVLLPALLPAWLTGFSLAFARGVGEYGSVIFIAGNMPMKTEILPLLIMVKLDQYDYTGATAIGVLMLVVSFILLLLINLLQRQIAKS, encoded by the coding sequence ATGTCTCGTCGTACTTCCCCGGTCATACCCGGCTTCGGGCTGACGCTGGGTTACACCCTGGTGTATCTCAGCCTGTTGGTGCTGATTCCTCTGGGTGCCATGTTCGTTCACGCAGCCCAACTCACCTGGGCTGAATTCTGGGCGATCATTTCCGCACCGCGGGTACTGGCAGCGCTCAAGCTGAGCTTTGCCACTGCCTTCGCGGCCGCCGTAATCAACGGCATTATCGGCACGCTGCTGGCCTGGGCACTGGTGCGATACAGCTTCCCGGGACGCAAGGTCATCGAAGCGATGATCGACTTGCCATTCGCCCTGCCCACCGCCGTGGCCGGTATTGCCCTCACCGCGTTGTATGCGCCTAGCGGCCTGGTTGGTCAGTTCGCCACCGATCTGGGCTTCAAGATTACCTACACACCTATCGGTATCACTCTGGCGCTGACATTTGTAACCCTGCCGTTTGTGGTGCGCACCATTCAGCCTGTGTTGGCTGATATCCCCCGTGAGGTCGAAGAAGCGGCCGCCTGCCTCGGCGCCAAGCCGTGGCAGGTGTTCCGCCATGTGCTGCTGCCAGCGCTGTTACCGGCCTGGCTGACTGGTTTCTCCCTGGCCTTTGCTCGTGGTGTCGGTGAGTACGGTTCGGTGATCTTTATCGCCGGCAACATGCCGATGAAAACCGAGATTCTGCCGCTGCTGATCATGGTCAAACTCGACCAGTATGACTACACCGGCGCCACGGCTATTGGCGTGTTGATGCTGGTGGTCTCCTTCATTCTGCTGCTGCTGATTAACCTGCTGCAGCGCCAGATCGCCAAGTCCTGA
- a CDS encoding YdbH domain-containing protein, which produces MPSRRTWLRLISCLVLLLILLGAYGYLSLSRLLEREQIENLEWHGLGLSTQGIQLDQLSLQHPSGAVQLQQVQLHWSGFSLALPFWQQVQIAALQLNLPSQPEPATDDSTDFALPLEQLAAVISLLPQRVQVDALQIELPCAETRCQLLGDLLLRKDAAQLDAQLNLQHQQEQLSWHAQLQGDATTAALQLSLAINQQPQLRLSSSLQQSAGWQLWQGDFTGDLQQSAVLHSWLSQWLPSAAGTLPEAPTAAQLKASWQLQLAPGPLNVAQLQQASGQLQASANLPEPWPIPALGQLQGSFDLSAQALDGQWLADSLNADLNLKQIAHDLISGVPAELYPEALQLTIQATETPDNLAAQLVDRALPLQLQLSGQGRSRFALQGTLALANGLPWGLQLLSGSLSASTPAFQLEGWEIGALQTQLRLDAYLDAQQLDLALGKGSQLSLQHLRNADVQAQQLKASSSGLQLQAKLAASALLDWQLKGPLDLSAQLQHGQLQPQRWYWQGPVNASQQQAEVDGTLRNDAGLQLKLQAQRSSAKGLSLQAQLAELFLRGGNPLKDSFTAWPALLELNNGRLNANASLTLASDQQLPTVKLELTSKDLGGIYDRTALEGLDSRISVRVDPKQLQLELSELRLAQANPGIPLGPVQLSGSYSAALQTPTQGQLQLRQAEAALMGGKLQLAPGQWRLAAAPLLFPVQVQGLELEQLFILYPTEGLAGTGTLDGRLPLQISSQGVTIEQGQLSARAPGGKLQFHSERIRALGRSNPAMQLVTQSLEDFRFTTLSSQVNYDQQGKLALAMRLEGQNPAIEHGRPIHFNINLEEDIPTLLASLQLTDKVSDIIKQRVQQRMLERNAKTAPTEP; this is translated from the coding sequence ATGCCCAGCCGGCGCACCTGGCTGCGACTTATCAGTTGCCTGGTTTTACTGCTCATACTGCTTGGCGCTTATGGCTACCTGAGCCTGAGCCGCCTGCTCGAACGCGAGCAGATCGAAAACCTTGAATGGCACGGCCTGGGCCTATCCACCCAGGGCATCCAGCTTGACCAGCTCAGCCTGCAGCACCCGAGCGGCGCAGTGCAGCTGCAACAGGTGCAACTGCACTGGAGCGGATTCAGCCTGGCACTGCCCTTCTGGCAGCAGGTGCAGATCGCCGCCCTGCAACTGAATCTGCCCTCTCAACCCGAGCCAGCAACTGACGACAGCACGGATTTTGCGTTGCCACTGGAGCAACTCGCCGCCGTTATCAGCCTATTGCCGCAACGCGTGCAGGTCGATGCACTGCAGATCGAGCTACCTTGCGCCGAAACACGCTGCCAGCTGCTGGGCGATTTGCTGCTACGCAAAGACGCCGCACAGCTTGATGCGCAGCTAAATCTGCAGCATCAACAGGAGCAACTGAGTTGGCACGCGCAGTTGCAGGGCGACGCCACAACTGCAGCGCTGCAGCTGAGCCTGGCGATCAATCAACAACCGCAACTGCGGCTCAGCAGCAGCCTGCAACAGAGTGCCGGCTGGCAACTCTGGCAAGGTGATTTCACCGGTGATCTGCAGCAAAGCGCGGTGCTACACAGCTGGCTAAGCCAATGGCTGCCCAGTGCAGCAGGCACACTGCCTGAGGCTCCGACGGCAGCGCAGCTGAAGGCAAGCTGGCAACTGCAGCTTGCACCTGGTCCACTTAACGTGGCGCAGCTGCAGCAGGCCAGCGGCCAATTGCAAGCCAGCGCCAACCTGCCAGAGCCCTGGCCAATCCCCGCTCTCGGTCAGTTGCAGGGCAGCTTCGATTTGTCCGCCCAGGCGCTGGATGGGCAGTGGCTGGCCGATAGCCTGAACGCCGACCTCAACCTCAAGCAGATTGCCCATGACCTTATCAGTGGCGTACCGGCAGAGCTGTATCCCGAAGCGCTGCAGCTGACGATCCAGGCCACCGAAACGCCCGACAACCTGGCTGCACAACTGGTTGACCGCGCCCTGCCCTTACAACTTCAGCTGAGTGGTCAAGGTCGCAGCCGATTTGCACTGCAGGGCACGTTGGCCCTGGCCAATGGCTTGCCCTGGGGTTTACAGCTGCTGAGCGGCAGCCTTAGCGCATCCACCCCGGCATTTCAGCTGGAGGGCTGGGAAATCGGCGCACTGCAGACGCAGTTGCGACTCGACGCCTATCTGGATGCACAGCAGCTGGATCTCGCCCTCGGCAAAGGCTCACAGCTCAGCCTGCAGCATCTGCGCAATGCGGATGTGCAGGCGCAGCAACTCAAGGCCAGCAGCAGCGGGCTGCAACTGCAGGCAAAACTGGCGGCAAGCGCGCTGCTCGACTGGCAGCTAAAAGGCCCGCTCGACCTCAGTGCGCAGCTGCAGCATGGGCAATTGCAACCCCAGCGCTGGTACTGGCAAGGCCCCGTGAATGCCAGCCAACAGCAAGCGGAGGTGGACGGCACACTGCGCAACGATGCCGGGCTGCAACTCAAGCTGCAGGCGCAACGCAGCAGCGCCAAGGGCCTGAGCCTGCAAGCGCAACTGGCAGAGCTTTTTCTGCGCGGCGGCAACCCTTTAAAAGACAGCTTCACAGCATGGCCAGCCCTGCTGGAGCTGAACAACGGTCGCCTGAATGCTAACGCCAGCCTGACTCTGGCCAGCGATCAACAGCTGCCCACGGTCAAACTCGAACTTACCAGCAAGGACCTGGGCGGGATTTATGACCGCACCGCGCTGGAGGGTTTGGATAGCCGTATCAGTGTGCGGGTCGACCCCAAACAGCTGCAGCTTGAGTTGAGCGAGCTGCGCCTGGCTCAGGCCAACCCTGGCATACCGCTGGGCCCGGTGCAGCTCAGCGGCAGCTACAGCGCCGCGCTGCAAACACCAACCCAAGGCCAGTTGCAGCTACGCCAGGCCGAAGCAGCGCTGATGGGCGGCAAGCTGCAATTGGCCCCCGGGCAATGGCGCCTGGCCGCCGCGCCGCTACTTTTTCCCGTACAGGTGCAAGGCCTGGAACTTGAGCAGCTGTTTATCCTCTATCCCACAGAGGGCCTGGCAGGCACCGGTACCCTCGATGGTCGTCTGCCGCTGCAGATCAGCAGCCAGGGTGTAACCATCGAACAAGGCCAACTCAGCGCACGCGCACCGGGCGGCAAACTGCAGTTCCACTCCGAACGTATCCGCGCCCTCGGCCGCAGCAACCCGGCGATGCAGCTGGTGACCCAATCGCTGGAGGATTTTCGCTTTACCACTCTGAGCAGCCAGGTCAACTACGATCAGCAAGGCAAGTTGGCGCTGGCCATGCGCCTGGAGGGACAGAACCCAGCCATCGAACATGGCCGGCCGATCCACTTCAATATCAACCTGGAAGAAGACATTCCAACCCTGCTGGCCAGCCTGCAACTGACCGACAAAGTCAGCGATATCATCAAGCAGCGTGTGCAACAGCGTATGCTGGAACGCAATGCCAAAACGGCCCCAACAGAGCCATGA
- a CDS encoding RES family NAD+ phosphorylase, which translates to MDIWQHCQGPTQIKPLRGRLVRLVESQAQVATLQLVDTLAEQALLEELLETSKPPLPQSAEPLHYLLKTPFRYPPLRWGSRFGSVHEPSLFYGALRIDTAMAEAAYYRFLLWEGMSIAPPSGRILSEHCTFEARYQVERGIQLQHPPFADFQAELCHASAYQPCQAVGAAMRGAGVEAFEYRSARCPLKGNNVALFVPGALAEKRPRNLLSWLCETTDDYVAFKNAQVPDTPRVFRLDAYQVDGRLPRPA; encoded by the coding sequence ATGGATATCTGGCAACACTGCCAAGGCCCGACCCAGATCAAACCATTGCGCGGGCGCCTGGTGCGTCTGGTCGAGAGCCAGGCCCAGGTCGCCACGTTGCAACTGGTGGATACTCTCGCCGAGCAGGCGCTGCTTGAGGAATTGCTGGAAACCAGCAAGCCGCCGCTGCCGCAGAGTGCCGAGCCGCTGCATTACCTGTTGAAAACTCCGTTCCGTTATCCACCGCTGCGCTGGGGCTCGCGCTTTGGTTCGGTGCATGAGCCGAGCCTGTTCTACGGCGCGCTGCGTATCGACACCGCCATGGCCGAGGCGGCCTATTACCGCTTTCTGCTCTGGGAGGGCATGAGCATCGCGCCACCCAGCGGGCGCATCCTTTCCGAGCATTGCACCTTCGAGGCGCGCTATCAGGTTGAGCGCGGCATTCAGTTGCAGCATCCGCCGTTTGCGGATTTCCAGGCGGAGCTCTGTCACGCCAGCGCTTATCAACCTTGTCAGGCGGTGGGCGCAGCCATGCGTGGGGCAGGGGTTGAGGCGTTCGAGTACCGTTCGGCGCGCTGCCCGCTGAAGGGCAATAATGTTGCGCTATTCGTTCCAGGCGCGTTGGCAGAAAAGCGCCCGCGTAATCTGCTGAGCTGGCTGTGCGAAACCACGGACGACTATGTCGCCTTCAAGAATGCCCAGGTTCCGGATACCCCCAGAGTCTTTCGCCTAGATGCCTATCAGGTGGATGGCCGTCTGCCACGCCCGGCCTAG
- a CDS encoding YnbE family lipoprotein: MRLRSCFAVLLLGLLSTACTPTVQLAMPNEPININLNVKIEHEIYIKVDKALDSMFSESSGLF; the protein is encoded by the coding sequence ATGCGCTTGCGTAGTTGTTTCGCCGTCCTGCTACTAGGGCTGCTCAGCACGGCCTGCACCCCGACCGTACAGCTGGCGATGCCCAATGAGCCGATCAACATCAACCTCAATGTGAAGATCGAGCACGAAATCTATATCAAGGTGGATAAAGCCCTGGACAGCATGTTCAGCGAATCCAGCGGATTGTTCTAA
- a CDS encoding antitoxin Xre/MbcA/ParS toxin-binding domain-containing protein — protein sequence MSALIRPVADADAVLAKALLNTREQLGLTQQELADIIGVHRTAISRWAEGGLRVHSKTGELALLLIRVYRSLFALFGGNLPDMQHFLRTDNRHLDAPPLSLMMQVQGLVRVVEYLDAIRGKG from the coding sequence ATGAGCGCATTGATTCGACCGGTTGCCGACGCCGATGCGGTGCTGGCCAAGGCGCTGCTCAATACCCGAGAACAATTGGGGCTGACCCAGCAGGAGTTGGCGGACATCATTGGCGTACACCGTACAGCGATCTCGCGCTGGGCCGAGGGTGGCCTGCGCGTGCACAGCAAGACCGGTGAGCTGGCCCTGTTGCTGATTCGCGTATACCGCTCACTATTTGCCCTGTTCGGCGGCAATTTGCCGGATATGCAGCATTTTCTGCGCACCGATAACCGTCATCTGGATGCGCCGCCCTTATCCCTGATGATGCAGGTGCAGGGGCTGGTGCGGGTGGTCGAATACCTCGATGCGATTCGTGGCAAAGGCTAG